Proteins from a single region of Alloscardovia omnicolens:
- a CDS encoding ADP/ATP-dependent (S)-NAD(P)H-hydrate dehydratase, whose product MQLTVEHLAGLFPEPLASDSKYTRGIVGLITGSDEYPGAGVLSTCAAASCGAGYVRYSGPDRVVQTLLGLHPEVVFSASPDHRVDAWVLGSGYGGLYGANDVRGTQIRHILSHLDQAYAVVDAGALESFATMELTPQQRSHCVITPHMGEAARLYTVLGERVYADQLANNPEYAAAYMARQLGCTVVLKGAQTVVACADGTSFVCPPATHRLATAGTGDVLAGLMGGMLALHAQMIQAGEVELARVAAAAVCVHSYAAGLAAHDTEEMDEWLGRTRRSAHSHALNVLQMTEQIPAAIAVMSR is encoded by the coding sequence ATGCAATTAACAGTAGAACACCTCGCCGGTTTATTCCCTGAACCGTTGGCCAGCGATTCCAAATATACGCGTGGAATTGTGGGTCTTATAACGGGAAGTGATGAATATCCGGGCGCAGGTGTTCTTTCTACTTGCGCTGCAGCCTCATGTGGTGCTGGATATGTGCGTTACAGTGGCCCTGATCGTGTGGTACAGACGTTGCTTGGATTGCATCCTGAAGTTGTTTTTTCTGCTTCGCCTGATCATCGTGTGGACGCATGGGTTCTAGGAAGTGGCTATGGCGGATTATATGGTGCTAATGATGTGCGTGGCACGCAGATTCGCCATATTTTATCTCACCTTGATCAAGCCTATGCAGTGGTGGATGCTGGGGCTTTAGAAAGCTTCGCCACCATGGAATTAACCCCTCAGCAGCGTTCTCATTGTGTTATAACACCGCATATGGGTGAAGCTGCACGACTGTACACCGTGCTGGGAGAGCGTGTATATGCAGATCAGCTAGCTAACAATCCTGAATATGCAGCCGCGTATATGGCTCGTCAGTTAGGATGCACTGTTGTGCTCAAAGGTGCACAAACAGTAGTAGCTTGCGCAGACGGTACGAGTTTCGTGTGTCCTCCGGCTACGCATCGACTGGCAACTGCTGGAACTGGAGATGTTTTAGCAGGACTTATGGGCGGAATGCTTGCTCTTCACGCGCAGATGATTCAAGCAGGTGAAGTAGAGCTGGCGCGTGTGGCAGCCGCAGCTGTATGTGTGCACTCATATGCGGCTGGTTTAGCGGCGCACGATACTGAAGAAATGGATGAGTGGCTGGGCAGAACAAGACGTTCAGCACATTCTCACGCTTTGAATGTGCTCCAGATGACTGAGCAAATTCCTGCTGCGATTGCAGTGATGAGCAGGTAG
- a CDS encoding ABC transporter substrate-binding protein, with the protein MTLSMRLKRTRRTIVAGVVSIVACLSLMACGTSDGLDAQQANIDLSDVHTNPTLAAMVSSEVSKDGVLTVGSNATWAPAEFTGEDNETVIGFDIDIIKAVAKVLGLKVKVVNSAFSTIIPSVGSKFDVGISGFTITAEREKTVTFVQHYSAGMSYAVRKGNPKRIDPDNLCGVRASVQVGTAEETALEESSDACVKAGKPRIDLQVYEQQTQATTALITGRSDVMYSDTPVSAYAVKQTKGKLELLGAPYDIAPQGIVVKKGDDATAKAIQGALQELMDSGVYMRILKAWGVEDGAIEKAVINPHVD; encoded by the coding sequence ATGACGCTTTCCATGAGATTAAAGCGTACACGTCGCACTATTGTGGCTGGAGTGGTGAGCATAGTGGCTTGCTTATCACTCATGGCGTGTGGTACGAGTGATGGTTTAGATGCTCAGCAAGCCAATATTGATTTAAGCGATGTGCATACAAATCCTACCCTCGCTGCAATGGTTTCTTCTGAAGTATCCAAAGATGGTGTGCTCACTGTGGGTAGCAATGCAACGTGGGCTCCTGCTGAATTTACCGGTGAAGACAACGAAACGGTTATTGGTTTCGATATTGACATTATTAAAGCAGTGGCGAAAGTTTTAGGCTTAAAAGTAAAAGTAGTCAATTCTGCTTTTAGCACTATTATTCCGTCAGTAGGCTCAAAATTCGACGTGGGCATTTCTGGTTTTACTATTACTGCTGAACGTGAAAAAACCGTTACTTTTGTTCAGCATTACTCAGCTGGTATGAGTTACGCTGTGCGCAAGGGGAATCCTAAGCGTATTGATCCGGATAATTTATGTGGTGTGCGCGCATCCGTGCAAGTGGGCACCGCTGAAGAAACTGCTTTAGAAGAGTCTTCAGATGCTTGCGTCAAAGCTGGTAAACCACGTATTGATTTGCAAGTGTATGAGCAGCAAACTCAAGCCACTACAGCATTAATTACGGGCAGAAGTGATGTGATGTATTCCGATACTCCAGTATCTGCCTACGCTGTGAAGCAGACGAAGGGCAAGCTCGAGCTGCTTGGTGCTCCGTACGATATTGCTCCTCAGGGTATTGTTGTGAAAAAGGGCGATGATGCCACAGCGAAAGCTATTCAGGGTGCTTTGCAAGAACTCATGGATTCAGGGGTATATATGCGCATTCTGAAAGCATGGGGTGTGGAAGATGGGGCTATTGAAAAGGCCGTTATTAATCCTCACGTTGACTAG
- a CDS encoding pseudouridine synthase: MQRPHAFVTDEPDIPFDLPVIYENEHIIVVDKPHFLPTMPRGMWYQSTALMRLRAMFGDENIVPAHRLDRLTAGIVVFVRDVNARGKYQLLFQNKKATKVYECLAPMAPIRMPRYGTTRSLSPYGYGAVFPLERRSRIVKVHHILQAFEELGEVNAQTRIEISSHQPPEVVQEGYRAYTLYPRTGKTHQLRVHMNSLGLPIKGDDFYPTMMKKDYDDFSNPLQLVARSLEFIDPFSRELMHFESRYPLDVRG; the protein is encoded by the coding sequence GTGCAACGTCCTCATGCTTTCGTTACTGATGAGCCTGATATTCCTTTTGATCTGCCCGTTATTTATGAAAATGAGCACATTATTGTGGTGGATAAACCGCATTTCTTGCCCACTATGCCACGCGGTATGTGGTATCAATCCACGGCGTTAATGCGTTTGCGTGCCATGTTTGGTGACGAAAATATCGTGCCTGCACATCGCTTAGACCGTCTGACCGCGGGCATTGTCGTTTTTGTGCGCGATGTGAATGCTCGTGGTAAATACCAGTTGTTGTTCCAGAATAAAAAGGCAACAAAAGTTTATGAGTGTTTAGCACCTATGGCGCCCATTCGTATGCCGCGTTATGGCACCACTCGTTCGCTATCTCCGTACGGTTATGGTGCCGTTTTTCCTCTCGAACGGCGATCTCGTATTGTTAAAGTGCATCATATTTTGCAAGCATTTGAAGAGCTGGGTGAAGTCAATGCTCAAACGCGTATTGAAATTTCTTCTCATCAGCCACCTGAAGTAGTGCAAGAGGGGTATCGTGCTTATACGCTGTATCCGCGTACAGGTAAAACGCATCAGTTGCGCGTGCATATGAATTCGCTGGGACTGCCCATTAAAGGGGATGATTTTTACCCAACAATGATGAAAAAGGATTACGATGATTTCAGTAATCCTTTGCAACTGGTGGCACGCAGTTTAGAGTTTATAGACCCTTTT
- the smpB gene encoding SsrA-binding protein SmpB has product MAAKKAKDPRNGVVAQNRRARHDYTIEDTLEAGIVLTGTEVKSLREGRASLTESFVSIDKHYEMWLEGANIPEYLNGTWNNHLPKRKRKLLLHAAQIEKFARALQAKGYTIVPLSLYFKDGRAKVEIALAKGKREYDKRQALKEAQDKREALRAMREHNLR; this is encoded by the coding sequence ATGGCTGCAAAGAAAGCAAAAGATCCACGCAATGGTGTTGTGGCACAAAACCGTCGTGCTCGTCATGATTACACAATTGAAGACACTCTAGAAGCTGGAATAGTTTTAACGGGAACGGAAGTAAAGAGCCTGCGTGAGGGGCGCGCTAGCCTTACAGAATCCTTTGTGAGCATTGATAAGCATTATGAAATGTGGTTGGAAGGCGCTAATATCCCAGAGTATCTTAACGGCACGTGGAATAATCATTTACCTAAACGCAAGCGTAAACTGTTGCTCCATGCCGCTCAAATAGAGAAATTTGCACGCGCTTTGCAAGCTAAGGGATATACGATTGTGCCATTAAGCTTGTATTTTAAGGATGGTCGCGCCAAAGTCGAAATTGCTTTAGCTAAAGGTAAACGCGAATACGATAAACGCCAGGCTCTGAAAGAAGCTCAAGATAAGCGTGAAGCATTGCGAGCAATGCGCGAACATAATCTGAGATAA
- a CDS encoding amino acid ABC transporter permease, with protein sequence MADNIPNRIQARPVRKPGPIVAGVIVFLLAIWLAHGVITNENFAWPTVWKYLFNEHILTGVRWTLILTVVSMAIAIVLAVTLAIMRQSMNPVLRWVSWFFIWFFRGTPVYTQLTFWGLISVLLPKISVGVYTWDTQDVITAGKAAILGLALNEAAYLAEIVRAGLEAVDRGQAEAAQALGMGHGLIMRRIILPQAMRIIVPPTGNEAIGLLKTTSLVLAVPFTMDLQYMSNNIANRIYEPIPLLIVASLWYLVITSVLMVGQSYLEKYFGKGFDEQPVGAAKNPSKPGKNSGETQYNVKKQNEAFWGGLNA encoded by the coding sequence ATGGCAGATAATATTCCAAATCGCATTCAAGCTCGTCCGGTGCGTAAACCCGGTCCTATTGTAGCTGGCGTTATTGTGTTCTTGCTGGCCATCTGGCTGGCTCACGGTGTTATTACGAATGAGAATTTTGCGTGGCCAACTGTGTGGAAATACTTGTTTAATGAGCATATTCTCACCGGTGTGCGCTGGACATTGATTTTGACCGTAGTTTCTATGGCAATCGCTATTGTACTGGCTGTGACTTTAGCTATTATGCGGCAAAGCATGAACCCGGTATTACGCTGGGTGAGCTGGTTCTTTATCTGGTTCTTCCGTGGAACTCCAGTGTATACTCAGTTGACGTTCTGGGGCTTGATTTCCGTTCTCCTTCCTAAAATTTCCGTGGGCGTGTATACGTGGGATACTCAAGATGTTATTACTGCTGGTAAAGCAGCTATTTTAGGTTTGGCGCTGAATGAAGCTGCTTATTTGGCTGAAATTGTTCGTGCAGGTTTGGAAGCTGTGGATCGCGGACAAGCTGAAGCGGCTCAAGCTTTAGGTATGGGACATGGCTTAATTATGCGTCGCATTATTTTGCCTCAGGCTATGCGCATTATTGTTCCGCCAACGGGTAACGAGGCTATTGGTTTGCTCAAAACAACATCATTGGTTTTGGCTGTGCCTTTTACAATGGATTTGCAGTATATGTCAAATAATATTGCCAATCGTATTTATGAGCCTATTCCGCTGCTCATCGTGGCGTCATTATGGTATTTAGTTATTACTTCTGTGCTCATGGTGGGGCAGTCGTATCTTGAAAAGTACTTTGGCAAAGGCTTTGATGAGCAGCCAGTAGGTGCAGCTAAAAATCCATCCAAGCCAGGTAAAAATAGTGGTGAAACGCAGTACAACGTAAAGAAGCAGAATGAAGCTTTCTGGGGAGGACTCAATGCCTAA
- the glmS gene encoding glutamine--fructose-6-phosphate transaminase (isomerizing) produces MCGIVGYAGSGIACGKPLEVCLQGLARLEYRGYDSAGVALSSPDMDSIAFRKKEGRLDNLVNSLKEQPLPDATAGIGHTRWATNGAPSDTNAHPHLSQDGEVAIIHNGIIENAPHIKQELLDQGYTFESATDTEVAAKLLGKTANEVIEEIGQPDIFEALRRVARQLEGTFTLLAVDNRQSHTVVGARHDSPLVVGLGEGENFLGSDVAAFVAYTKNALELGQDEAVQITPETVTVTDFDGNEVQLHPFTVDWDASAAEKGGWDSFMNKEIHEEPHAVADTLLGRFNLDGDLNLDEVHIDEAIFRSVDKIIVIACGTAAYAGLVAKYAIEHWVRIPVEVELAHEFRYRDPILTPHTLVVAISQSGETMDTLMALRHAREQGSRVLAICNTQGSTIPRESDAVLYTHAGPEIAVASTKAFVAQITAAYLIGLYLAQVKGTMYRDEIRNVVDELRTMPDKIQTVIDTQSDTIKQAARDMVNAHSFLFLGRHVGYPVAMEGALKLKEIAYTFTEGFAAGELKHGPIALVDSGEPVVVIVPPARGRNVLHSKVISAIEEVRARGAYTIAVAEEGDDDVRDYADVVFWRPECPTLMSPLVDVIPLQLFAMDMAQLKGLDVDKPRNLAKSVTVE; encoded by the coding sequence ATGTGTGGAATTGTTGGATATGCAGGTAGCGGCATTGCCTGCGGTAAACCATTAGAAGTATGTTTACAAGGCTTAGCTCGTTTGGAATATCGTGGCTATGATTCTGCTGGTGTTGCTCTTAGCTCACCAGATATGGATAGCATCGCTTTTCGTAAAAAAGAAGGTCGTCTCGATAATTTAGTGAACTCGCTGAAAGAGCAGCCTTTGCCTGATGCCACTGCTGGTATTGGTCATACACGATGGGCAACGAATGGTGCTCCAAGCGATACTAATGCGCATCCTCATCTCAGCCAGGATGGAGAAGTAGCCATTATTCATAACGGCATTATTGAAAATGCTCCTCACATTAAGCAGGAACTGCTTGATCAGGGCTATACCTTCGAATCAGCAACCGATACTGAAGTAGCAGCTAAACTGTTGGGAAAAACAGCTAATGAGGTTATTGAAGAAATAGGTCAGCCAGATATTTTTGAAGCTTTGCGCCGTGTAGCGCGTCAGCTCGAAGGAACTTTTACTCTTCTGGCTGTGGATAACCGTCAATCCCACACAGTCGTAGGCGCTCGCCATGATTCCCCACTTGTTGTTGGACTAGGCGAAGGCGAAAACTTCCTAGGATCTGATGTAGCTGCTTTCGTAGCGTATACCAAGAATGCTTTGGAACTTGGTCAAGACGAAGCCGTGCAAATTACACCAGAAACAGTTACAGTTACTGATTTTGACGGCAATGAGGTTCAGCTGCATCCATTTACCGTGGACTGGGATGCATCTGCAGCAGAAAAGGGCGGATGGGATTCCTTTATGAATAAGGAAATTCATGAAGAACCTCATGCTGTGGCAGACACTCTGCTGGGACGTTTTAATCTCGATGGCGATTTGAACCTTGACGAGGTTCACATTGACGAGGCTATTTTCCGTTCTGTTGACAAAATTATTGTGATTGCGTGCGGAACAGCAGCATATGCAGGCTTAGTAGCAAAATACGCTATTGAACATTGGGTGCGTATTCCGGTAGAAGTTGAATTAGCTCACGAATTTAGATATCGTGACCCTATTTTGACTCCACACACATTAGTTGTGGCGATTTCGCAGTCCGGCGAAACTATGGATACTCTTATGGCGTTGCGCCATGCACGTGAACAAGGTTCACGTGTGCTCGCTATTTGCAATACCCAAGGATCAACAATTCCGCGCGAATCCGATGCAGTGCTCTACACGCATGCTGGCCCAGAAATCGCTGTGGCTTCTACCAAGGCTTTCGTAGCTCAAATTACAGCAGCATATTTGATTGGTTTGTATCTCGCGCAGGTCAAAGGCACCATGTATCGCGATGAAATCCGCAATGTGGTTGATGAGCTGCGCACTATGCCAGATAAGATTCAGACAGTGATTGATACCCAATCTGACACCATTAAGCAAGCAGCTCGTGACATGGTCAACGCGCACTCGTTCCTTTTCTTAGGACGTCATGTAGGCTATCCAGTGGCAATGGAGGGTGCGTTAAAGCTCAAGGAAATTGCTTATACCTTTACCGAAGGTTTTGCAGCAGGAGAGCTCAAGCACGGACCTATTGCTTTAGTTGATTCAGGTGAGCCAGTCGTGGTTATTGTGCCGCCTGCACGTGGACGCAATGTTTTGCATTCTAAAGTGATTTCAGCAATTGAGGAAGTACGCGCTCGCGGTGCGTATACCATTGCAGTGGCTGAAGAAGGCGATGACGATGTGCGCGATTATGCCGATGTCGTTTTCTGGCGTCCAGAATGCCCAACTCTGATGAGTCCTCTTGTAGATGTTATTCCGCTCCAGCTCTTCGCTATGGATATGGCTCAACTCAAGGGCTTGGACGTAGATAAGCCACGTAACTTAGCTAAATCTGTGACTGTGGAATAA
- a CDS encoding amino acid ABC transporter ATP-binding protein, whose protein sequence is MPKTRNTTQQNNQPQIVIRDVHKEYGDLHVLKGVNLEVQPSTVTVILGPSGSGKSTLLRMINQLESITGGRIDVDGEMIGYKEVVRNGQTVLQTLTDKEISRQRARIGMVFQKFNLFPHMTVLENVMEAPIHVAGMKRSQAEKEAREFLHLVGMSDRVDHYPSQLSGGQQQRVAIARAIAMHPDIMLFDEPTSALDPELVGEVLTVMRTLADEGMTMVVVTHEIGFAKEVADQIVFMDGGVVVESGISDIIDHPQTERFQEFLKAVL, encoded by the coding sequence ATGCCTAAGACACGCAATACTACTCAACAGAATAATCAGCCTCAGATTGTTATTCGAGATGTGCATAAAGAATATGGCGATCTTCATGTGCTCAAAGGCGTGAATTTAGAGGTGCAGCCGAGCACTGTTACCGTGATTTTGGGGCCATCTGGTTCTGGAAAATCTACGTTGCTGCGCATGATTAATCAGCTAGAAAGCATCACTGGCGGTCGTATTGACGTAGACGGTGAAATGATCGGCTATAAAGAAGTTGTGCGCAACGGTCAAACTGTGCTTCAAACCTTGACAGATAAAGAGATTTCGCGTCAACGTGCACGCATTGGCATGGTTTTTCAAAAATTCAATCTCTTCCCTCACATGACAGTGCTCGAAAATGTAATGGAAGCACCTATTCATGTTGCTGGTATGAAGCGCTCTCAGGCAGAAAAAGAAGCACGTGAATTCTTACACCTTGTGGGTATGTCTGACCGTGTTGACCATTACCCATCGCAGTTGTCTGGCGGTCAGCAGCAGCGTGTGGCTATTGCTCGAGCTATTGCCATGCATCCTGACATTATGCTTTTTGATGAACCAACATCGGCTTTGGATCCTGAATTAGTGGGTGAAGTGCTCACCGTTATGCGCACTCTCGCCGATGAGGGCATGACCATGGTGGTAGTTACTCATGAAATTGGTTTTGCTAAAGAAGTAGCAGATCAAATCGTGTTTATGGATGGCGGTGTGGTCGTGGAATCAGGAATCTCCGATATTATCGATCATCCTCAAACCGAGCGTTTCCAAGAGTTTCTTAAAGCGGTGCTCTAA